TCAGATGTGAAAGAAGAGAGAGACGTAAGAATGAGAATTTGACAGTGAACATGATCGAAATTGTATAAAATCAGCACCTTTTAAAGTTGCATTTCCATCCAGAAATTTTACATGCTTTCCCTCTTTGAGGGGAAGCCCCCAAGATTGGAAAACCTTTAAATAATTGTGGGGAAACAGACCTATTTAAATTGGACTTTTGaagcaacagaaaagaaaagaagaaatgtgtcCTCTGGAGTATGAGAGTAGACTATGCAAAGGGAATTGTAAAAGTTACCTGGTTTGTTCTCCTACTTCGAAGCAGGATGGCCCCTCATCTGAATGGGTATGACAGGCTCAGAATCATTTATTTAAAGCAACCCCACTGATTCTCTCAAAATCAGAAGCTTACAGCTGTCTGTATCACCTTTTCCTCCTCCCACCACCAGACAAGGCCTGGGGCTGGAGGATCACACCCCCTGGGATTGAGTGTCTTACACAGATATGTCCAACCATGATGAGCCCACACCAGAGGCGGTACGGTCCTGCCTTCCAGGGCTCCTAGGCCAGAAAGAGAAACACATTTGCAAACAGAGAGCCACAAAATGGTATGACAGAGGCCATCATGTATGTTTCTGATATGATCACTTTGCAAAAACAGGAGggaccccccccccaaatttttGGTTTAGATGTTAACATGGCTGATGCTACTACACACACACCCCTAGAGGGTTTGAATGGTTTGTTACTTACATAATTGAGTTCTCTGGGAAGAGCAGGGCAGGCCTCTCAAGCAGGTGAGCAATGCCtcgagaaagaaaggaaaggagaccaGCCTGAATGTTTCTTGTGTTTAGAGGGGTGGGCCCAACTCATGGTTCCTACATGTGGGCCAGAGCTTCTGTGGTTTGAATCTCCCACCAGCACCAAAGGAGGCAACACCCAGACTTTCTTATCAGCTATCCTAGATATGGGGCACAAAGGGCAAGAGGGAGGGTGAGGTTTAAAAGCTGTCAGCAAACATCAAAAAATGGAGCCAGCATCCTCATTACAATTCACCTCTGAAATTTATCTGTGGACAAGGGGTTGTTGCTACCATTGGCCAAACTAGAGAGCCAGACCCAGCAATGGATAGCCCAAGAATTTGTAAAAATGTGCAAATGTAGCCCTTTGTTAAGTAATTCAGGGCTAAGATGACTGCCTGAAGTTTGGCTAATTGTGCTGACCCTTGTGTCCCATCCTTTATCAGGGACATCctggtgaaaggatggaaagtaGCAACACCCCACCAAGCTCTATTACATATAATAATGGCAGTGCTCCTTACAAAGTGTATAAATTCCCATTATTGGTCACCCACTTGATCTCAGGGACTCCCTAGGTGGCCAAGGGGTCTGACATCTGCCAAGCACTATGGCATGTGACAAGGGACTGAGAACAGGGGATGCTTCCCATGGCTATAGGTGGAATACACCAGAGTCCAGTTCAGCTACACCCTATAGCAAGGAGGCCTCGGTAGCTATGCCAAGGTTGCCAGATACTACTTCCATGACATGAGACATAGCAGGAAGCTGGATATTAAGGGTGACAGGCTCAGGGCCTGGGAAAGCCTCTATTCCCAGGAGAGCCTAGTATGTGGCCAGCAGTTGTCAACCTAATAATGTATAGTGCAGGGATGCAAAGGACAGATTCTTGCATCAGAAGTACATTGGCAATTTATGGCCATCAAAATTGGTGGTCCAGAGAATCAAGGAGGCATTAGAGGAGATGGCTAAATCCTCTATAGTGAAGGAGTCTCTGAGGGCAGTAATAGAAGTGCCTCTTGATTTCAACTTGGACAGATTCTAGAGCCTTCTATTGAAGAGGACGCCACTTAAATGGACTGGTATGCAAATGATGGCATCAgtgaaaataagtgaaatttgTAAATGAGGAGTAGGTTCCAGCATACCCAAAGTATCCTAAAAGATGTTGGGTTGTTCTGACACTGGGGGTACCGAGAGAGCCAATAACTGTTTATCAATGGTATCAAGGATGGAGTGGCCCTCAGCTCATCAAATTTATCCAAGGTGGCAGGGCCTTGCACTCTGTGTGAAACAATGGCCCATCTCCTCTTTGTAAGCATAGGAATGTCCTTAATGAATGCACCAGAAGAATGTCCTCGGAAGAGGAGGATCATCAGTGTCTTATCTGTGCTCCTGGAGAAAGGTGAATGCAGTTCTGCAAAGACTGTGTTCAGTGGCAGAGATGTTGAGGTGCACCACGCATAGCTGGCAGAGGTGTGTTACGTCCTTTCAGAGGTAAAGGCAAACTGCAATAGAGCAGCTGTTGAAGTGGGCACAGAACAGAACGCATGAGCCAAATCTTTCATAGCATTGAAATCTGACATAGCATCCTAATCTGTCATTTGCTAATTGGATAAAATCAGTCATATCAATAATATTGGGTGTTGGATGCgcgtgatggtttgaagctgtatataccctagaaaagatcatttccttaaatttaatctatcCCTGTgtgtgtagacctattgtgggcaggaccttttgattagaacaTTTCAGTTGAGATGTAACCCACTCAGTCatgatgagtcttaatcctcttaatggagtcctttagagaggataaaagacagagagtaCACACCAAAAAATCCTTACAGAAgccccagaaaagctgagaggcAAAAACCCACacagaagcttggagaggaagccactgaagccagaagctgagggCAGAATAAcccgggagagaagggagagttcCACAGATGTTACCGTATGCCTGGCTATATGACAGAGAAATTGAGGATCGCaggtagccagtcttcagggagaaggtatCATTCTGGTCCGGACATTGTTCATGGCCTCCGAACTGTggacttgtaagttaataaatccccactgtagaAGCCAGCCCAtatctggtgtattgcattttgtcagcttcagcaaaccaaaacagtatgaGAGTTTTAATGTGTGGAACCTCAGCACTAAGACTGCACTGATCCACCATGAATCCAACCGTCATTCTTTCCAGGTTTAAGAACAGTCCAAATTGGGCTGTTAAATCGAGAAGCAGTGGGAACAATCACTGCTTTACTCATTAGGTCCTATATAATGTTTCAATCCCTGAAGGCcctgttttaatttacattgtaTTATATTAACTATTTTAACTGAGGGTTAAAGTCTATGGAGAACGATTCTGTCAAGCTGATTTGCAAGAGCCAAAGACTTAAATTAATTGTAATTTATTAGTCATTGTTTTGGAGTCCCTGTGCCCACTATGGGATTTTTTTAGGGCTGTGGATGCTACAACTATGGAGAATTTAGGTGAAGCAACAGTTCCTATGGTTAAGATGGGACACATCTACTTGCCCTCTATTTTATATTATGTGACTCCTCTAAGATCATAAAGGGTAACTTGCTTAAATTTAGTTGGTTCCCAGGTAACTAACTATAATTTGAGCCCCAGCAGTATGTTCACAAAGTTTGCCAATTGAGCATTTCAGGAGGTGTTGAAGTTAATTCAGAAGCAATGTTGTAGTGACACAAAAACAAATCAGAGCCCTTGTATCCTTttgttgtttaaattattttcttagtaaATTTTAGATTTCTGTTTGGTCAGATCATAGACCTTTGTTTcaggttttttgtctgtttgattGTTTCCTTCCTATGTATccaggtgtgttagtttgcaaactgccagaatgcaatacaccagaactggaacagcttttacaaaagggatgtttaataagttacaagtttacagctctaagggagtgaaagtatccaaattaaggcaacaacaagattAATTCAAAGAAGGTCCATGGGTTAGGAATGGGTTTGTCcactgggtagtcacgtggctggcatctgtctctccaggttctgtcttgTTTAACatcatggcgacgtctgctgggctccaggcatctccaaacatccatgtctctcttctccacatgtccatatctgtgtcagctctgctgtgaagtttctgtcggctttgaggcttctgtcatttctctcgtttctgtcatttctgtaggttCTGTCTGCCCTGAGCTCTCTAAAatactttcctcttttaaaagattccagtaagctaatcaagacccacctgaaatgggtagagtcacatcttcctggagaaAATCTGATCAAAAAAGTTTCAGCCTATagtatttaatcaggattaagagaaatagctgctcccacaagattggatcaggaataaagcatggcttttctgaggtacatactttcaaaccagcatgccagggttgtttctttcttcctctttttttcccctttcctttctttcaatttttgttgttgttgttgttattgttctattctgttatgttttgttttcttactggatATACTTCAGGGGTTCTCAGTACCTAGctcatatttataaatttcttcCTCCAGAGAGCCTCAAATCAGTATCATAAGGAttagccaccaccaccacccccaccccagcagtaGTTGCTTTATAGGGTTTCAGGACCTGCGGGCTTAAGAAGGGTTTGAATTAACCCTTTTGCTGTGACACAAGGTGCCATGTGTGTTTTTGTCTGTAACCCTGAAGACTAGACTCTTTGTTGTGCTAGAGGTGGAGGCAGCAGCAGCAGACTCTGATGGGTCATCTACTCTCAGGACCATGGACTTCAGCTCTCATCTAATggctacttttctttttctttttaaatgctgctCTTTCAGGAGCAACCATCCAATGGGCCCACATCTTGCACAGGGAATTCCCTTTCCCCTGTACATTCTATAAATCAGGGACCCATGCCTGGTTGGGGCACACAGTGATTCAATAGGTGAAAGCCTTCCCCTGAGCTTAAGCACCAGTTGCAAATTGCCAAAGTACTGCTCTTTCATAAGTGACCACTTACAGTGGGCTTGTATCTCCTACAGGGTATTAACTGGGAGCAAGGCCAAATGCAGTCACAGCTTTCTTCTGAAGTATACGGATAGTTCTGGGCTAAGGCATACAACCCAAGGCTGCTTTAAGGAGGTTCCCAGTCCAGGTTCCTACTCTTGTCACTAAATACCAAAAAATCATTGACACTGCTGACTGAGGTCAGCTACAACCGTAACAGAGGCACAGTAGGACTCAACAGTGCAACCCAGCACAGCACAGCTCAAAGCACAAACTGGCCAGCAAGCAGCAGCTCAACATGCATGCTTTCCTTCAGAACTGGTTAGCAAGTCAAAGCCAAAGAAGGAAGACCCCGGTGGTTGTGGTGGTCTGCATCTGGACATTCAATTAAGtagtgacccacctcaatcaaaaTGAGTCATCCCACTCATGGCACCAGTTCTTATGATCAACCTGCAAAGCAAGAGGAACCCTGTTTCAGTTTCCAGGGCTGCTCAATTAAGCATCATGCAATGGAgtagtttaaacaatgggaatttaatggttcatggttttgaggccaagaaaacatccaaatcaaggcattatcaaggtgatactttctcccccaaagactgtggctttCTGGGATTGGCGGCTGCTGATgatcctgggttcctctgtctcatggcaaggctcaaggcagcctctcctggcttctctatTCTCTAATGTGTTcttttgaatttcagcttctcatttcctgtgactttctctctttctgtctgaatttcatcctacTTATAAAAGACTTTAGTAATAGGGTCAAGAACCATTTTGATTGAGGTGGGCAACAagttaactgaagtaacctcatctaaaggtcttacttacaatccattcacacccacaggaatggattaggtttaagaacatgtttctctggggcacatacagcttcaaaccaccacagagcaCCACTCAATATTTGGTTTAGATGACAAGAGTGCTGATGCCACACAGATACCAAGAAGGTATTAAAAGCTTtattactttcataatgaagGTCTCTGGggaccataattgagttttctgGACAGAAGACCTATTAAGCAGGTCTAAAATGGCTTGAGAGAGCCAGGAAAGCAGAGTAGATAGGGATTTTATTGTGGTTCATGGGTAGAACTGGGGTGAGAGCTCTCACATGCAGGCAGAGGCTTGTGCAGCTTAAATCTCCCACCAGCCCCAAAGGAAGGAGCATGCAGACTTTCTTAGCTGTTTGCCCTAATGTGAGGTGCAAAGACAAGAAGTGGGTGAAACTTAAAAGCTGTCAGCTTTTAATTCTGACCTCTTACTACAGTTTCTAACAGACTGACTGGAGGAAGGAAGAGTAGATGGTTTAGAAGTACACTAGGGAATATTTTAATTTGCCAGGGCTTCTCTAATACCATATACTGTTTGGCTTAGACAACTGGAATTTACCGTCTCAGAGCTTTGGAGGCTAGCAGTCCAAAataaaggtattggcaaagtgtGTAGTGTTTTGGTGGTGGCTCACCGACAACCCATAGCTCAGTCTCTAactccatcacatggctgtctgcctcctcctcccctactgtgtctgaatttccttcacTTTTGGACATTCTCACGGGGGAGGTAGGGGCCCACTATAGGACTCCATAGGCTAACTTCAGAAGTGGTGACAAAGATTCTCAACTTTCTACAAGCCCAACAGTTAGGCtgcagacataaaaaaaaaaaaaaaagaagtaagaaataGTGGGATTGTGGGTCTGACAGGAGCAGTACAGGTGTGTGATAAAAATTTACAACAGTGGACTGAAGTTAGACCCACAGAGGTGGTCTCAGACAGCAGACAGCGGGGTCGACAACCCTTTTGCTGATCCCAGTGACAATGGTGGTATTTCATGACGAGGTGGAAATCGAGGACTTCCAGTATGACAAAGGCTTGGAGACGTATTTCCACCCCAGCCCACGTGGGGATATCTTCGCCATCACCAAGGAAGGTTTGAAGAACGGGAAAGGCGTGGCAATGTGCCCTGGCTGCTCTCTTGTTATAAAAGTGATTTATGACAAAGATCAGTTTATGTGTGAAGAAACAATCCCGGCACCTTCCAACCAACAAATTAGTTAAATGCTGAAGAAGGCTGCAAGAATCCAAATCTCGAACTGTTGATAATGAACtaagatggaaaaatcaaatgCAGAGTTACAAACCTCTTCACAAGGACAACCTTTTCCTGGTTTGTTGTTCTGTTAGACTGTGGATTCTTTCATCAACTGCTACATTCACCTTCAATTAAAGAAGCAACCCACAGCATGACATACCTGGTTTCATGCATAAAACTTTAAATTGCAAATGTTCTTAAGTTTTcatcctaattttttaaaaagataatttcaaatcagtatatttttccctctcagttttcaacatttttatattttaaacctAATTACTTCAGTATCTGATAACAGAATCATCTACCTCAAAGTCATTAGGATTCCTTGACAAAAAAAGGGATTGTATTTTTCGTTGGTTATTAAGATTATTAACATTAGCCCCTTCCTTTGAAATTTAACATCAACCTTGCTCTTCTAAACTCAAGAAAATCAGTTTCTCCTCATTTGTGTCAATGTTAGAATGCTGGTATTCTGTTAAGCATGCCTTTTCTGTTATGCTTGATGCATACAGTGCTGGCTGTGgcagtaaagaaaaaatatggtgaGGTCATAATTTCTCCAGAGTAAAAgttaatgaagaaaaaggaaaagttaaaaagtGAAATGGTAAAAGAATATTGAGTTTCCTTTTCAATATTCTATATGTTCCTTGAAAGTcaggataaaataaaaagaccaacAGCCAAGGGAAGCAAAATTGTTAACAGAATGTGAGGAGCCAAACATATGAACTTAGCAGACAAGAAGCTTGAATGATTTTGACAGATCAGAACAAAGACAATTTCTGTATctgggttttctttgtttctttttagaaaaggATAATGAAATCGTACTTCAGGTGGGGGTCCAGTCTTTATGGTTGGAGTTAATGCTTTCAACATGATTACGGTATCATGTAACTGTAGCTAAAAGGTGAAGCCTCTACAGTGGTTTCTGTTTGCCGAAGATGAGTTTGAGAACTGGAGGTCTATTCTGAATAAGCATGCCTATGGGGCACATGTGCTCTTACCAAGATATTGCTCTggagaaaaatagatatatgaaGATATGCCATTTGTCTTCCTTTGCTGCAGTGCTGAGAAGTACCACAAAATTAGGTACTtctaattttgaattttgaatcatttatgtgaaaattcaaaatttccctttatatatGCAACTCTCCTGTGTGGATATAAAGTTGGAAAAATAAACTGTCTAACAGGTTGTTTGGGAAATAGCTCCTGCAATTAAAGTGAAGACTGGCTTACTAGAGTTTGAACATTCTTTTACTGATTGATAAATGTGCTACACAAACTCACTGGGAGtttaaattaaagcaagtgtgTAGCCTTTTACTTGCTTGCAGCATAGTTATGTGCAGCCATTAGGCTGAGACATAATAAATCACCATGGTACATCATGTGAAGCATTCATTACATGGCATATTCTTGGTGTGCTGAGAAATCTCATTGCTATGTGGAATGCTGACACCCCTGAAGTAATCCACAGCTGCTTTGCAAAATCTGGGCTCAGAATCAGTGGCTGTTCGAATGAACGAGCAGGATACGTGATAACTGACCTAAATGAGCTGCCTCAAATTCAAATGTTAATGATTCTATAGGTATTGATACCATGTTAACTCCTTCTGCTGATGTTGAATTTCAACCAAGAACAGATGCCCTTGACATAGGTCTGTTATGAGCTCAGAAGAACGGGAAGAAAAGTTGCCAAAGTTGAAACATCCCAGCAAAACAGAAGCATAAGCAGCACTGGCAATCAATGATGGGTGATGAACTGCAATAGTCAGAAAGATTTTGTTTCCAAAGCAACTGAATCACCAAATATATTTGTGAACTACAAAAGAACCATCAGAAGTCAATCTAATGTTAATCCGAAAGTAGAACCAGGGTCATTTTACATGACTAGAGTTCCACGTGATGTGTGTGTCTTATTTATCCCAGCAGATATTTCTGGAACCTTCCTAAGAAACAATTTGTAATCTAGGCTCTGCCTCTTAGTAGCTTTTGTAATCTTTGACAATGCCAGTGGATTCCTATTTGAAAAATTAGGTGATTGGATCAGATGGCATGTGAAGCCTTTATTAATTCAAACTATCTAAGTCATGAATTACAGAGAAAGAGACTCTACTCTTCAAAAACTTCATGTTACCGCTTGgatttgaaaattataaagaCAGCTGTTTAAATGGTTTTACATAATACTTTAGTGTACACCTCCTTGGAAAGCACCCAACATTTTTTGATAACTACATATTAATTTATTACCAGGATAAACTATTggtattctaaaaaaaaaaagtcaaataaataaattaatttataagcgTATAGCAGCTTCTGATCTTATTGGTGGGGAGGACACTGAAGGGAGTCTCCTCACAGGTTTGTTCAATTAGCAGAACTCAGGCTATAGGATGAAGGGAGAAGGATAGTGCTACTGGAAGAAAGGTAAAAAAGTTAACCGTAAGGAGGAAAATGGTATCCCCAGATGCCAGGCGGCCAGTTGAAGCCTCTGAGGAGGACAAGAGTGAGCAGAGCGATATTTAGGAGAACAGCAAAAGTGAGAAGATGCCAGGAAGAGCAGCAAGCATTCAGACTGACAGACATCCCACAGGGTGTCTTCCGACTGGGTTGTAGACTTGGGTCCTGGTAGAATCACCAAAAATCTGTTACCGGAGCTCAGCCAGCACTGGCTGACACTGACCCAAGCTCTGTGCCAGGTCCATCCTCTCATCATTAAAAGGATTTAAAGATGAGCAAAGCAGATAGTGGTATTCAGAAAGTTGAGTACACGGTGGGAGCACACTCCACAGATGTCCTGAGATTAGGAGTAACCAAGGAGGCTTGAGTAGGGTTGATATATGTGGCTTGTCATTATGCTGGTGTGCTTAAAGCTAGGTGTAGGGGGTCAccaactggaaaatttacaactCCCCCCTGAGGCaaccccctcctttcctcctctctttgtttttctctgccttttctgagAACTGGGGCAAAAAATCTTCACACCTAGTGTACTGGCCTTGTGGTTAAGCAGTTTTCTAAATATCTTGTTTTACTAGCAGACTACAGCTTAGAATTTGATTTGGTCCTTTGGCTCCCTTGCAGGATCAACAGATGCCTCTGGCATAGACTCACTATCCTAGCCTGCCCAGTGGTGGCTCACCAACAACCCATAACTCAGCCTCTAATTCTATCAtatggccatctgtctcctcctCCCCTACTGTGTCTGAATTCCCTTCACTTATAAAGACTTCAGTCACTGGATTAAGCCCACtatgattcagtttggcctcaccttaatgGCATCTCCAGAGATCCTACTTACAAGTGAGTTTGTGTCCACAGGACCCAGGTTGGGACTTGAACATTTCTTTGTAGGGGAAGGAAACACAGCTTCCATGGGGAGGAGGATCCTAGAGAAAGCAGCAAGCCTCTGCCTGCCCACCACCCTCCAAGGAGGTCACTAAGGCATCTTAGAGCAGTACTAGAGTGGAAATGGGCCAAAGGGCCCCTTTCAACTATGAGCACTGGTATTATTTCATGCTCCAGGCTTGTTGAGACTAAGCAGAAGTTACACGCAGGGTTAAGATCAGGGCACCCAAGTTCCATCGAGAATGTGGGCCCTGGCTGGTGCATCTCTACTTCTCTGCCCTCTCCCTGCATAGCTCCCCTTAGCACCATGTATCTCAAAAACAGGAGTAAATGTGTCCTTGACACCTCCTAAACACTCCCGGGACAGCAATGTGAAATCAAGGGAGTGAGTGAATTCTTATTTAAATGTCCTTTAGCTAAAGGGCACTATATTTCTTTGCTACTGCtgcataaaacatttagaagtttaaaacagcacaaatttatTTATCTCACACTTTCTGTAGGTCAGGAGTCTTGCCAGATTTAGATGGGTACTCTGCTCAAGGTCTCTCAAGGCTAAAATCAAAGATGTCTTCACCTGGGGGCTCAACTAAAGAAAGACCCATTTCCAAGCTCCCCCAAGTTGTCAGCGAAATCCATTTCCTTGCAATTATATGACTAGTTCCCAATATTCTTGCTTCTGTCAGCCAGGGACTGCCCTCAGAAATGAGTTTAGAGACCCAGCTCCTTGCTACATGGCACAAAACTAGtgagaatatttctttttctttgaatatctcttctttcctctgtttctgaCCACTGGACTGTCCTTCAGTGGGCTCGCCTGATTATATTAGTTCCATCCAGGATAGCCTCCCTTTTGAATAACTCTAAAGTCAACTAATTAGGAacattaattacatctgcaaaatcccttcaccTTTGTCGTATGATATAACCTAATTACAGGAGTGTAATTCCATCATATTCACAGATCCCGTCTGCATTCAAGGAGGGGAAATATCCAGGAGGTAGGAATCTTGGAGGCAGTCTTAGAATTCTTCCTGCCACAGATGCATTGTTGTTATTTGCAGTATGACAGTCCTGCTATGCTGAAAGTTCTGGAGTGAGAGATTAAAGAAGACATGCTGCTGCATTTACTGTGGTTGAGGACAGTTTTCTGATGTCCTGATGTGCCATTTTTAACCATTTCACTTGGGTTAGTCTGTTAGAGTAGGCTGTGGCTAGAGACAGAACAAGTGTTGGGTTGAACATTCTATTCTTGATGATTCCAAATTTCAAGCAATGTGTTTCTGAAATCTCTGCAGAAGCCATACCCTTTTGTTGGGCTCTCTTGATAATCAGAGCCATATATATGGTGGTAGAGAGAGACAATGAACAGTGCTTTGGTAATAATATCACCGTATGTTCCATTCCTACCATGTGCTCACACACCACTAAATACCTCCAGATCTAGATCAGCTGTGGGGGTTAGCAGCCtgctctccattttacagagaaggaaagagagactcAGAGAAGCAGAATGCTTCACTCGTGGCTCATGAGCCTGTGAAACGACTGACCCAGCCAGGTCAGAGTCCAGGTGTGTGAGCCTTCGAACACACCCTTTCTGCAAGCCCTCTTTGTCTGCTTCACTCAGGACCTTAGAACTGCCTCCCACTCATCAGGCTAATTTCAATTGAATGTCCCATACCAAACAATAACTTCATGATTTCCTGGTTTTCTTAGTAGAGTAAATCACAAATGCCAGAGAAAACCTCCAGGGGAACACTCTTTGAGAGGCCATATATGTCATAAGCCAGCAGAGTCACTTGGTATTTTAGtgtgctagcttccagaatgcaatatacc
This genomic stretch from Tamandua tetradactyla isolate mTamTet1 chromosome 12, mTamTet1.pri, whole genome shotgun sequence harbors:
- the LOC143651627 gene encoding diphthamide biosynthesis protein 3-like — its product is MVVFHDEVEIEDFQYDKGLETYFHPSPRGDIFAITKEGLKNGKGVAMCPGCSLVIKVIYDKDQFMCEETIPAPSNQQIS